The following are encoded together in the Salvia hispanica cultivar TCC Black 2014 chromosome 6, UniMelb_Shisp_WGS_1.0, whole genome shotgun sequence genome:
- the LOC125191858 gene encoding probable glutathione S-transferase produces MEDKVVLLDFYPSMFGMRARVALAVKDIDCEHREEDLQNKSQLLLESNPVYKQIPVLIHNDKPVCGSFIIVEYIDEVWKDKSPTLLPRDPYQRAQARFLADYIDKKVTETGNWIWCAEGEEKEAGKKGFAELLKHMESELGDKPFFGGNGFGFLDVALITYSPWFQTYETCGNFSIQQDYPKLSSWVKRCLEIDNVSKSLADPDNVYNYYLTLKKKRGL; encoded by the exons ATGGAAGACAAGGTGGTTCTGCTTGATTTTTATCCGAGCATGTTCGGAATGAGAGCAAGAGTGGCGTTAGCAGTAAAGGACATCGACTGCGAGCACAGAGAGGAGGACTTGCAAAACAAAAGCCAGCTTCTTCTCGAGTCCAACCCCGTTTACAAGCAGATCCCCGTTTTGATCCACAACGACAAACCCGTTTGCGGATCGTTTATTATTGTCGAATACATCGACGAGGTGTGGAAGGACAAATCTCCAACGCTGTTGCCTCGTGATCCTTACCAACGAGCTCAAGCAAGGTTCTTGGCCGATTATATAGACAAAAAG GTAACGGAAACCGGAAATTGGATATGGTGTGCGGAGGGAGAAGAGAAAGAGGCCGGTAAGAAGGGGTTCGCGGAGCTCCTGAAACATATGGAGTCAGAGCTAGGCGATAAGCCCTTTTTCGGCGGCAACGGCTTCGGGTTTTTAGACGTGGCTTTGATCACATATTCCCCATGGTTTCAGACATATGAAACATGCGGCAATTTTAGCATTCAACAAGACTATCCCAAACTGAGCTCATGGGTAAAGAGGTGTTTGGAGATAGATAATGTGTCTAAATCGTTGGCAGATCCCGATAACGTTTACAACTACTATTTGACTCTTAAGAAAAAGCGTGGCCTTTAA
- the LOC125195531 gene encoding receptor-like protein EIX2 has translation MDIHRFNGKGLRSLNLSRNSLTGYIIPDIGKMEMLESLDLSHNQLSGEIPTSLAQIHTLSVLDLSNNNLSGKIPTGTQLLSFNPSAYAENDGLCGDPMPKCPEDRLRPPTTYPREKLNEKNGSIFSFMQEVAIAMGFGIIFGFWGVIGSFILKKSWRITFFSLLDAIGDWIYVRIVVFVSKCRRS, from the exons ATGGATATTCATCGTTTCAATGGAAAG GGATTAAGATCCTTGAATCTATCAAGAAATAGTTTGACGGGATATATAATTCCAGATATTGGTAAAATGGAGATGCTAGAGTCTCTTGATCTGTCTCACAACCAACTCTCTGGCGAGATACCTACAAGTCTGGCACAAATACACACTCTCAGTGTTCTTGATTTGTCTAACAACAATTTGTCCGGAAAAATTCCAACTGGCACTCAATTGCTGAGCTTCAATCCATCTGCTTATGCAGAGAATGATGGACTATGTGGCGACCCTATGCCAAAGTGCCCGGAAGATAGATTGAGGCCACCAACCACTTATCCAAGggaaaaattgaatgaaaaaaatggtaGCATCTTTTCATTTATGCAAGAAGTTGCCATAGCAATGggttttggtattatttttggattttggggaGTTATTGGTTCATTTATATTGAAGAAATCATGGAGAATCACATTCTTCAGTTTGTTGGATGCTATTGGAGATTGGATCTATGTCAGGATTGTTGTGTTTGTATCCAAATGCAGACGAAGCTGA
- the LOC125195530 gene encoding receptor-like protein EIX2: MTERDAKVRCIDSEREALLSFKKDIIDENEILLSWQSNECCEWHGVECSDTGHVIALRICNVAFGGKIGSSLLALQQLNTLSLGGNNFSGFPIPEFIGSMKQLQHLQLSSSNFGGIVPPQLGNLTNLRSLDLSFNSLSSISLFPNGSVWESIESLDLSYNNLTGSIPDLRAFPSLTELVLSKNNFTGSIPVSIGQLSQLRYLDLSSNSFEGLVSESHFSKLHKLESLDLSFNPLLILDIAPDWIPPFQLSAIKLVGCNVGPYFPNWIRTQINLSLIDLSGANITDEAPKWLWSVSPSSLKSYTIIPANVSEIRLSGNMFSGSISSICKIRHDEVKNIDLSNNQLVGEVPNCWEKMVDLLSLNLANNSFSGEIPQSLGVLYNLAALQMHGNNLSGELPYDLRHCQELKIIDVGENKLTGEIPAWIGQLDQMQILKLRGNKLHGSIPQEICDLTSIQILDLSINNLSWIIPDSFYSFCNIPDFKTLIFEP, from the exons ATGACGGAAA GAGATGCAAAAGTGAGATGCATAGACAGCGAGCGAGAAGCTCTTCTTAGCTTCAAGAAGGATAtcattgatgagaatgaaattCTCTTGTCGTGGCAAAGCAACGAATGCTGCGAATGGCATGGTGTTGAGTGCAGCGACACCGGTCATGTCATCGCCCTCCGAATCTGCAATGTGGCATTTGGAGGTAAGATTGGCTCGTCATTACTTGCGTTGCAGCAGCTAAATACCCTTTCCCTTGGTGGCAATAATTTCAGTGGATTTCCAATCCCGGAATTCATTGGTTCCATGAAACAATTACAACACTTGCAGCTTAGCTCGTCTAACTTTGGTGGAATTGTTCCTCCTCAGTTAGGGAACCTTACCAACCTGCGCTCACTTGATCTCTCGTTTAACTCTCTGTCTTCTATATCTCTTTTTCCGAATGGTTCAGTATGGGAATCAATCGAATCATTGGACTTGTCTTATAATAATCTCACGGGATCAATCCCAGACCTGAGAGCATTTCCTTCATTGACAGAACTTGTACtttcaaaaaataactttaCAGGCTCCATTCCTGTAAGCATTGGCCAACTCTCCCAACTTCGATATCTCGACCTTTCATCCAATTCTTTCGAAGGTTTAGTCTCGGAATCCCACTTCTCAAAGCTTCATAAATTAGAGTCACTAGATTTATCCTTCAATCCATTATTGATCTTGGATATTGCACCCGATTGGATTCCTCCTTTTCAGTTGAGTGCTATAAAATTAGTCGGGTGCAATGTGGGCCCGTATTTTCCAAATTGGATTCGAACTCAGATAAATTTGTCGCTCATTGATCTCAGTGGTGCCAATATAACAGATGAAGCCCCTAAGTGGTTGTGGAGCGTGTCTCCTTCTTCGTTAAA GTCCTATACCATTATTCCTGCCAACGTTTCCGAGATTCGGTTGAGTGGAAACATGTTCTCCGGGTCAATTTCATCTATCTGCAAAATTCGCCACGATGAGGTTAAAAACATTGACCTATCCAACAATCAACTGGTCGGAGAGGTTCCTAACTGCTGGGAGAAAATGGTGGACCTGTTGTCCCTCAATTTGGCTAACAACAGTTTTTCGGGTGAAATTCCTCAATCTTTGGGAGTGTTATACAACCTCGCTGCACTACAAATGCATGGTAATAATTTATCCGGTGAGTTGCCTTACGATTTGAGACATTGTCAAGAATTGAAAATCATTGATGTTGGGGAGAACAAGTTAACAGGAGAGATCCCCGCTTGGATTGGCCAGCTGgatcaaatgcaaattctAAAACTTCGTGGAAATAAATTGCATGGCAGTATTCCTCAGGAGATATGCGATCTTACTAGTATTCAAATTCTAGATTTGTCGATAAACAATCTGTCTTGGATAATACCCGATAGCTTCTACAGTTTTTGTAACATCCCGGATTTTAAAACCCTAATCTTCGAAccctag